In the genome of Pseudorca crassidens isolate mPseCra1 chromosome 14, mPseCra1.hap1, whole genome shotgun sequence, one region contains:
- the TOGARAM2 gene encoding LOW QUALITY PROTEIN: TOG array regulator of axonemal microtubules protein 2 (The sequence of the model RefSeq protein was modified relative to this genomic sequence to represent the inferred CDS: inserted 2 bases in 2 codons; deleted 1 base in 1 codon; substituted 1 base at 1 genomic stop codon), producing the protein MNSAYSHAARGLGPWMLQVGALWIPEDRTHGPESSCSLQTTSQVPSPPRARAPVTLSPQVGPFNPVPQGMELYGGDPQEQGTSLRPVLSVLLEKPSQLLSGCGEPGSLKLGASLKGWQARNGHPRKPGALSLGPQPLGPLPSLESEANRVARDTTQIKDKLKTRRFLEGLAASPRASLDPGGAPKGVPLRTAIPRAASQRXPRPMTPIQSLPTTPEASGTKDKGLDPSRSHQGPQELRPGAQEAQVSQQYLHCSGEKMHKSLAGIVISSIPKDRVPAGTSSCTPGSLPSLLPPGQDILMGLRPATTRLVREGGPWEKTPGSLEPKPLVLPVRDRSAAPEKPALPSSQSAPILTAFSFSHAKESQPLLKEEDQKESGTKFALIVYRIQVTVARSAQEKMQLKQMKEMELVQRVKERERERGRELASQSLGSRRTLMKEGLLTLRGSGTLSVPTGLSRPCRNNTGVILRKRADRASLPSIPKTRQEVRALDSSSAHSLPAVLTLGSPEWEEEEETDLRAFKELRPFSNAELGLVDALQCLDRSDWQMKEKGLVSIQRLAACHSEVLAGRLHDVSLAVTGEVTNLCSKVSHVAISTLGELFRALKKNMDQEAEEIARCLLQKMGNTSKFIQRAPSRSLGAMVQHVTPTCSLVAVTSAGIYHRNPLVWKCTAEHLSVVLEQIGAERLLSGTRESTDMLVHNLARLAQDSNQDTRFYGRKMVNILMSNTRFDAFLKQSLPSHDLQKVMTAIKQWGIEDGDELPSAKGRKVSRSXVVCENGLPGEDGLSSSGPQLAGLRSSTRGGLEMAEQLRELTRLLEAEEYQSRMEGVGRLLEHCKAKPELITANLVRVFDAFTLRLQDSNKKVNQWALESLSRMMPLLRESLQPVLLSIIIAVADNLNSKNSGIYTAAATALDVVIESLDTLGLLRTFAGRVCFLSGRAVLDVTERLSVLVASVYPRKPQAVEGHVLPVLWYFLNNTFGNGILPGRGGSVCTAVCRLCRSLQGQMGSWLQDLAASQPKQVLKTLQELLDPESLXDSPKVTDGAGGRAPDSKTTGSSRPFHLD; encoded by the exons ATGAACTCGGCCTACAGTCATGCAGCCCGGGGACTTG GTCCCTGGATGCTACAGGTTGGGGCCCTCTGGATACCTGAGGATCGTACTCACGGCCCAGAAAGTAGCTGCTCCCTGCAGACCACCTCCCAGGTGCCTTCTCCGCCCAGGGCACGGGCACCCGTGACGCTGTCCCCCCAG GTGGGTCCTTTCAATCCTGTGCCTCAGGGGATGGAGTTGTACGGAGGGGACCCGCAGGAACAGGGAA CCTCCCTCCGGCCAGTGCTGAGCGTCCTGCTAGAGAAGCCGTCGCAGCTCTTGAGTGGATGTGGGGAGCCTGGCAGCCTCAAGCTGGGTGCTTCCCTGAAGGGCTGGCAGGCCAGGAATGGCCATCCCAGGAAGCCTGGGGCCCTGTCActgggcccccagcccctggggccaCTTCCTTCGCTGGAGTCGGAGGCCAACCGTGTGGCCCGGGACACCACTCAGATTAAGGACAAGCTCAAGACAAGGAGGTTCTTGGAGGGCTTGGCAGCATCTCCCCGAG CCTCTCTGGATCCTGGGGGAGCCCCCAAAGGAGTTCCCCTGAGGACCGCCATTCCCCGGGCTGCCTCTCAGA TGCCCAGGCCGATGACTCCCATCCAGAGCCTCCCCACCACCCCGGAGGCCAGCGGAACCAAGGACAAAGGCCTGGACCCATCCAGGAGCCATCAGGGACCCCAGGAACTGAGACCCGGTGCCCAGGAG GCGCAGGTGTCCCAGCAGTACCTGCACTGCAGTGGCGAGAAGATGCACAAGTCCCTGGCGGGCATTGTGATCTCGTCCATCCCAAAGGACAGGGTGCCCGCCGGGACCTCCTCCTGCACGCCTGGCTCCCTTCCCAGCCTCTTGCCTCCAGGCCAGGACATCCTCATGGGCCTGAGGCCTGCCACCACACG ATTGGTTCGGGAGGGTGGACCTTGGGAGAAGACCCCCGGATCTCTGG AGCCAAAACCTTTGGTCCTGCCCGTCAGAGACAGGTCTGCTGCCCCTGAGAAGCCTGCCCTGCCTTCCTCTCAGTCTGCTCCTATTCTGACAGCCTTCTCCTTCAGCCACGCCAAAGAAAGCCAGCCCTTGCTAAAAGAAGAGGACCAGAAGGAGAGTGGCACCAAG TTTGCCTTGATCGTGTACCGGATCCAGGTCACCGTAGCCAGGTCTGCCCAGGAGAAGATGCAGctgaagcagatgaaggagatggAGTTGGTCCAGAGAGTGAAGGagcgggagagggagagggggagggagctcgcttcccagagcctgggctcccGGAGGACCTTAATGAAGGAAG GCCTCCTTACCCTCCGGGGCAGTGGGACCCTCTCTGTGCCCACTGGGCTGAGCAGGCCCTGCAGAAACAACACTGGCGTCATCCTGAGGAAGCGGGCCGACAGGGCCTCACTGCCCAGCATCCCT AAAACTAGGCAGGAAGTGAGAGCTCTGGATTCCAGTTCAG CTCACTCCTTACCTGCGGTGCTTACTTTGGGGTCTCCTGagtgggaagaagaggaggagacggACCTTCGGGCTTTTAAGGAGCTAAGGCCTTTCTCGAACGCAGAGCTGGGGCTGGTGGATGCCCTGCAGTGCCTGGACCGCAGCGACTG GCAGATGAAGGAGAAGGGCCTGGTGAGCATCCAGCGCCTGGCGGCCTGTCACTCGGAGGTCCTCGCTGGGAGGCTGCACGACGTGTCCTTGGCTGTGACTGGAGAG GTCACCAACCTCTGCTCCAAGGTGTCCCACGTAGCCATCAGCACCCTGGGAGAACTCTTCCGGGCCTTGAAGAAGAATATGGACCAGGAGGCTGAAGAGATCGCCCGCTGCCTGCTCCAGAAGATGGGAAACACCAGCAAGTTCATCCAGAGGGCGCCCAGCCGGTCCCTGGGGGCCATGGTGCAGCACGTGACCCCCACCTGCTCCCTGGTGGCCGTCACCTCGGCGGGCATCTA CCACCGAAACCCCTTAGTCTGGAAGTGCACTGCCGAGCACCTCTCGGTCGTTCTGGAGCAGATAGGCGCCGAGAGGCTTCTCTCAGGCACCAGAGAGAGCACAGACATGCTGGTGCACAACCTGGCGAGGCTGGCCCAGGACTCCAACCAGGACACCAG GTTTTATGGCCGGAAGATGGTGAATATCTTAATGTCAAACACAAGGTTTGATGCATTTCTGAAGCAGTCCCTCCCATCCCATGACTTGCAGAAGGTCATGACAGCTATTAAACAGTGG GGAATAGAAGATGGTGATGAACTTCCATCTGCCAAAGGCCGCAAGGTGTCGAGGA CTGTGGTGTGTGAGAATGGGCTGCCCGGCGAGGATGG GCTCAGCTCCAGTGGCCCGCAGCTGGCAGGGCTGCGCTCCTCCACGCGGGGTGGCTTGGAGATGGCGGAGCAGCTGCGGGAGCTGACACGGCTGCTGGAGGCCGAGGAGTACCAGTCTCGGATGGAAGGCGTGGGGCGGCTCCTTGAGCACTGCAAGGCCAAGCCAGAGCTCATCACCGCCAACCTGGTCCGG GTCTTTGATGCTTTCACCCTAAGGCTTCAGGATTCCAACAAGAAAGTGAACCAGTGGGCGCTGGAGTCCCTCTCCAGGATGATGCCCCTCCTGAGAGAGAGCTTACAGCCCGTGCTGCTCTCCATCATCATTGCTGTAGCAGACAACCTCAACTCCAAGAACTCAGGAATTTACACTGCTGCGGCGACGGCGCTGGATGTAGTGATTGAGAGTCTGG ACACCCTTGGCCTCCTACGCACGTTTGCGGGGCGGGTGTGTTTCCTGAGTGGCCGCGCAGTGCTTGATGTCACAGAACGTCTGTCCG TGTTGGTGGCCTCAGTTTACCCCCGAAAGCCCCAGGCCGTGGAGGGCCACGTACTTCCGGTCCTCTGGTACTTCTTGAATAACACGTTCGGGAACGGCATCCTGCCCGGGCGCGGTGGGAGCGTCTGCACGGCCGTCTGCCGGCTGTGCAGGAGCCTCCAGGGGCAGATGGGCTCCTGGCTGCAGGACTTGGCCGCCAGCCAGCCAAAGCAAGTCCTCAAAACGCTCCAGGAGCTCTTAGACCCAGAATCCCTGTGAGACAGCCCCAAGGTCACTGACGGGGCG GGGGGGAGGGCACCTGACAGCAAGACAACTGGCAGCTCACGCCCCTTTCATCTGGATTAA